In Candidatus Polarisedimenticolia bacterium, the genomic window TCGTCCTGACCGACATCCACATGCCGGGCTTCACGGGACTCGAGCTGATGGCCGACATGAAGAAGATCAACTTCAAGCCCGAGATCCTGGTCATGACGGCCAACGCCACCCCGGAAAGCGTCGAAACCTCCCGGAAGCTCGGCGCCCGGAGCGTCATTCTCAAGCCGTTCGACGATCTCGAGGTCATCGAGTCCGAGATCAACAAGGCGATGGCCGCCGCGCGGGCGGCGCGCGGAGCCGGCCATGCTCCGGGTGCCGTTCAGCCGAGCGCCGCCCCCTCCGCCGCCGCGAAGCCCGCGCCCCCGGTCTCCGAGCCGCTGCCCGATTTCGACGCCTGGAACGGGGAGCTGACGGGCAACGACACCCCGGTGGTCCCGCCGTCCCCGGGCGCCGCGCGCCCGGCCCCCGCGCCGATCGCGGTGGCGCCGGCTACGGCCGCCACCCTGCGCCCCGCGCCGAAGCCGCCCGCTGTACAGTCCCCGGAAGCGCCCGCGTCCCCGGCGCCGCCTCCGCAGGCCGCACCGCTGCGCCCTGCGTCCGGCCAGGGGCTGCGTGCCGTGCCGAAGCCCGCGGCGGCGGCCCGCGCGGGACAGGCCCCGCACCTGGTCGAAGCGCCACACCCGCCCGACATCCCTCCCCGCGCTCCGGCCGCAACCCCGGCCCCGGCGCCGCGCGCTCCGGCGGTCGCTCCTGCGCCCGCGCCGCATGCTCCGGCCGCAGCTCGGGCCTCCGCGCCGCCGCAGGCCCATGCCGCACCGGCGCCCGCGTCGCATCCCGCGGGCGCCGTGTCGCACGTCGCGGAGGAGAATCACCAGCCGGCGAGGGTCCCGGCGGCAGCGGACCCGCCCCATCATGAGGAGACGGTCCCCGACATCCCGCCCGCCCTGGAGAGCATCTTCCGCACGGCGGCCCGCTTCGATACGGGAAAGCTCCGCATGCAGGTGCCGATCGTCTGCCTTCAGACCTGGGAGGAGAAGGGGGCGACCGCCGCGCTCCGCCGGCTGGCCACCTCGCTGCAGAGGGAGTTCTGCGTCTGGTCGGTGGGGAAGGGCCTGGTGAAGGAGAACGGGCAGTCGATGGGGGACATCTACCGCGAGCCCGGGCGCGCGCTCGAGTTCATTCGCCGCCACAAGGGGAACGGGCTCTATGTCTTCGCCGACTTCCGTTCCTGTCTGGAGGACAAGGCGGTGGTCAGGCTCCTGCGCGAGATGGTGATGGATCTGGAGACGGCGCGATCGATGCTGGTCCTCATGGCGCCACGCCTGCCGGCCCCGCCCGAACTGCAGCCGGTGTGCGCCGCCTTCGACTGGCCGGCAGGGGGGCCCGTCGATCCCCTGGCGCTCTACGAGGAAGTGGCCGAGGACGTGGCCGCGGCGACCGGGCTAGGCCTCGATCTGCCCGGGGCGGACCGCGAGGCGCTGCTGCAGCTGATCAAGGACATGCCGGCCGGCCGCGCGCGCTTCGAGATCGCCCGCGCCCTGATGGCGCGCGCCAGGTAGACGCTCCCGGCGTTCACTCCGCGGGACCGAGCGCCACCGAGATGTCGTCGACCGGAATCCTGTCCCGCAGATTGTCGATCAGGAGGCGCAGCAGCCTTTCGAGCGCCCCCTGCAGGAGGCGGGCCCGCTGACCCGGCGGGTAGTCGGCGACGTTGGCGAGCAGGATGCGCCGATCGATCCGGCCCTCGGGATCGACGGCGATCTCCTTCAGGAGCTCGGCCTTGTCGAACGACGCATCGCGCAGGAGCTTGCGCAGGCGGGGCAGGTCCCCGGGAGCGGTGGCCGAGGCCCGCTCCAGGAGCATGGAGATGGCGCCGCCGTACTGCCCGATCGTCCGATCCAGGGCCTCGTCGTCCGACTGCGGCGCCTCGTGACGGGCCTTGGCCGGATCGAGCGCCAGGAGCTGGATGCGGACGAGCCCGGCCGACAGCAGGACGTGCAGGGCCTGCCAGGTCTCGAACTCGCCCCGGCGGGCCATGACGACGATGTCGCGGACCGTGCGCCGTCCGTCCACCAGCGACAGGACCACCGTCTCGAAGTCGGACAGGCTCAAGGAGCGCGCCATCTCGGCGGTCGACTTCAGAGGTGCGAGGACCACACGGTCGTTCTGGATCTTCTCCTTGACGCGGGACCACTCGTCCAGGCGGCGCGTGCCTTCCATGATGAGATTCATGACGTTGATGTCGAGGGCGATCTTCTCGCTGGCAGGGGGGCCTTCCCGGAACTCGAACTGTCCCTCCCTCCAGTGGAACAGGGAGTAGACGATCTCCTTGATCTGGCCCTGCACGGCGTTCCACATCTCGGACGGGGTCAGGGCCCCGATCCGGATGAGCGCCTTGCCGAGGCGATCCGGCGTCCCGACCATCGGCGACGCCTGCTGGATCTGCGCCGCGCTGACCGCGCCGCGGGCCAGGAGGAAGGCCCCGAGGCGATCCCCGGGCATGCTCGAGCGCGCGAAGACGATCTCGCCGTCCTCCCACTCGACGGATTTCGTGGCTCCGGGCTGCAGGCAGCGCAGGATGCCGCTCTTGTGGTTGGTGCTGATCATCAGCAGGATATCGGGAAGCGGAAAGGCCCGCAGATCTCCCGAGAGGACCGGCGCGCTCATGGGTGAACCCGAGGAAGAACTGCGGCATCCTAGCACGATTTTCGGGGCGGCCCGGCCGGCCCGATACTCGGACAGGCTCCTGGCCCCTATAATCGGCGGCTGACGAAAGGACTCGATGGCGGTCGAATCGACCATTCCCCTCCTGCCCGCGCCCCGCACCACGCCGCCGCGCACGGCGATCGGCCGCTGGATGACGGCGGGGGAGCGCCTGTCCGAGCCGAAGCCGAACGGCGGCGCGGCGCATCCCTGGTACAAGGTCCTGTGGCTGACCGGGGTGGACTACTTCTCGACGCTCGGCTATCAGCCGGGGATCGCGCTTCTGGCCGCCGGCGCGCTGGCGCCGGCGGCGACATCCATCCTGGTGCTGGTGACCCTCCTGGGCGCGGTGCCGGTGTACGCCGAGGTGGCGCGCCGCTCGTACGCCGGGCAGGGGTCGATCGCCATGCTCGAAGCGCTCCTCCCCGAATGGTCCGGCAAGATCTTCGTCCTGGCCCTGCTGGGCTTCGCGGCCACCGACTTCGTGATCACCATGACGCTGTCCGCGGCCGACGCCGCGCAGCACGCGGTCGAGAACCCGCTCCTGCACCCGTTTCTCGGCGAGCACCGCCTCTCACTGACCCTCGCGCTCCTCCTGCTCCTGGCGACCGTTTTCATCATCGGATTCAGGGAGGCGATCCGGGTCGCGATGGTCGTCGCCGTCCCGTACATCGGCCTGAACCTGGTCGTGCTCCTGCGCGGCCTCGCGGAGATCGTGATGCGGCCGGAGGTCGTCGGCGCCTGGCGCGCCGATCTGGCGGTGCACGGAGACGGGACGGCGCTGTTTCTCGCCGCGGCCCTGGTCTTTCCGCGGCTGGCCCTCGGTCTCTCCGGCTTCGAGACCGGCGTGTCGGTCATGCCGCTCGTCCAGGGCGGCGCAGAAGACGCGACCTCCGCCGTGCCGCACGGGCGGATCCACGCCACGCGCCGCCTGCTTCTCGCGGCGGCCCTGATCATGTGCGGCATGCTGCTGCTGTCGAGCGTGGTCACCACGCTCCTGATCCCGGCCGAGGCGTACGACCAGGGGGGCCCGGCGTCCGGGCGCGCCATCGCCTACCTGGCCCACGGGCTCCTGGGGAGCGGCTTCGGGACGCTCTACGACCTGTGGACCATCGCCATCCTGTGGTTCGCCGGGGCCTCGGCCATGGCGGGGCTCCTCAACCTGCTCCCGCGCTACCTGCCGCGTTTCGGCATGGCGCCGCAGTGGACCGAGTACCGGCGGCCGCTCGTCCTGATCCTGTTCGTGGTGAGCGTCGTGGTGACCCTGATCTTCGGCGCCAGGGTGGAGGCGCAGGCCGGCGCCTATGCCACCGGCGTCCTGGCCCTGATCCTCTCGGCGGCGGTCGCGGTGGCCCTGACCCTCTGGAAAGAGTTCCGCCACGGCGGGAGGGGCGTGGCGCGAGCGCGCACCCTCGGCCTCTGCCTGTTCTTCTGGGTGGTCACGGCCGTGTTCACCTTCACCTTCATCGACAACGTCATCAGCCGTCCGGACGGCGTGATCATCGCCAGCGTCTTCATCCTGGGGATCATGGTCATCGGGGCGGTGAGCCGGTGGCTGCGCTCGACCGAGCTGCGCGTGTCGGAGATCCGCTTCGTGGACGACGAGTCGGCGGCCCGCTGGAGCGCCATGACCGGCAAGAAGGTGAACCTCGTCCCGGTGCGCTCGCGGCTGGCCGCCGCCAAGGAGCGCAAGGCGGCCGACCTCCGCCGGCACTACGCCGTGACCGGCCCGCTCGCCTTCCTGCACATCCATTTTCTCGACGATCGCAGCGAGTTCCTGGCGCCCCTGCGCATCAAGGTGACCCAGGCCGGGGAGGACTTCGTCATCCACGTCTACGGCGCGGTGTCGATCGCCAACACCATCGCCTATGTCAGCGAGCTGCTCGATCCGATCCGTCTGTTCCTCAGCCTCACCGGCGAGAACCAGATGGTGCAGGCGCTCCGCTATCTCGTGTGGGGCGAGGGGGAGATCGGCATCATGGTCTACCGGATCCTGCTGCGCTACTGGGAATGGACGACCGGCGAGGAGGACGTCCGCCCGCTGATCTTCCTGATGCGGGAGTAAGGGCCTCTCGTCACGCGATCGTCACCGGAACGCCTTCCGGCGCGCACCGAACCGTCACACCCTGACTGCGGGCCGCTTCCGGCGAGGTGCCGGAGACTATAATCGCCCCGCCCGGCAGGCATCACGGGGACGCCGCAACATGCCGCAGACGATTCTGGTGGTGGACGACGAGCGGGACATCGTCGAGCTTCTGCGCTACAACCTGGCGCAGGCGGGTTACCGCGTGGTGTCGGCATCGGACGGCCGGCAGGCCGTGGAGATCGCCGGCCGCGAGCACCCCGACCTCATCGTCCTCGACCTCATGCTGCCGGTGATGCCGGGGTCCGAGGTGGCCCGGGCCCTGAAGCAGGACGAGAAGACGCGGGCCATCCCGATCCTCATGCTGACGGCGCGCGGCGAGGAGGTCGATCGCGTCGTCGGCTTCGAGCTGGGCGCTGACGACTACGTCGTCAAGCCGTTCTCGCCGCGCGAGCTGGTGCTGCGCGTGCAGGCGATCCTCAGGCGCGACGACAAGGAGACCCCCGGCGAGCGCATCGTCCACGATCCGCTGGTCATCGACGTCGGGGCCCACATCGTCCGCCTGAAGAACCGGGAGATCACTCTCACCGCCACCGAGTTCAAGCTGCTGCACCGTCTGGCGCGGCGCCCCGGCCGGGCCTACAGCCGCGACCAGCTCCTGTCGGATGTCTGGGGCTATGGCGGCGAGGTGGAGACCCGCACGGTCGACACCCACATGAAGCGCCTGCGCGCCAAGCTGGGCCCGGTCGGCGAGTGGATCGAGACGGTGCGCGGCGTGGGCTACCGTTTCCGGCCCGCCGGCCACCGGGCCGACGACTGAAGCAAGGATGATTCCCTGAGAATCCAGCACCGTCTCACGCTCTCGTTCGTCGCGGTCGCGGGGCTGTCCTCCCTCATCGCGGGCGTTCTCCTCAATCGTGCCGTCGAGAGGCGCGTCGTCGATCAGATTGCCTCGAAGCTCGCGCGGGAGGCCCGCCTCGCGGGGGACCTCCTGCGCTCGGAGCCCGATCCGGGTGAGGCCGCCGATCGGCTGGCGGACCGCCTCGGGCGGGACCTCGGAGTGCGCATCACCGTCATCGATGCGGGCGGCACGGTCCTCGGCGACACCGAGCTCGACGCCGCCGGGCTGAGGGGAGTCGAGAACCACGCCGGCCGATCCGAGATCAGGGAGGCGATGCGCTCCGGCGTCGGGCGCGCGGTGCGTCGCAGCAGCACCCTGGCCGCCGACCTCCTGTACCTGGCCGCACGGATCGACCCCGGGGATCCCGCGCGCGGCGTCGTCCGCCTGGCCGTGCCCCTCACTTCGGTGCACGAGGCCCAGGAGGAGATCCGGACGCCGATCATCCTGGGGGCTATCGTCTCGATCCTGGCGGCAGCGGCGCTCGGCTGGCTCGTCGCCCGGAACCCGGCCCGGCGCATCGAGGCGATGTCGCGCACCGCCTCGGAGTTCGCCGACGGACGGACGGGCGTCCGGGCCGCGGCCGGCGGCGCCGACGAGATCACCGTGCTGGCGCGCTCGCTCAACCGCATGGCCGAGGAGCTCGAGCATCGCCTCGTCCTCCTGGAGCGGGAGAGGAGCCAGCTGCGCACCGTGCTCGAGGGGATGGTCGAGGGGGTCGTCCTGACCGACCCGACCGGTCGGATCCTCGTGGCCAACGAGGCCTTCCGGAGGATTTTCGACGCGCTTCTTCCCGTCGAAGGGAGCCTGCCGCTCGAGACCGCGCGCGTGCCGGCGCTGCAGGAGGCCATCGAGGCGGCCCTGCTGGCGGATGGTGCCCTGACCCGCGAAATCGCCCTGGGCGGCGCGCAGGACAAGGTGATCCAAGCCAGTCTCGCCGCCATCCTGGAGTCGGGGAGGACCATCGGGGCGGTCGCCGTGTTCCACGACGTGACCGAGCTGAAGCGGCTGGAGCGCGTGCGGAGCGAGTTCGTCGCCAACGTGTCGCACGAGCTGCGCACTCCACTCACAGCGATCAAGGGATATGCCGAGACGCTGCGGGACGGCGGACTGCGCGATGCCGAGGCGGCGGCCGGGTTCGTCCAGGTGATCCACCGCCATGCCGAGAGGCTGCGCGCCCTCATCGAGGATCTGCTCGACCTGGCGGCGGTCGAGCAGAACCAGGCGCGCATCTCGCTCGCCCCCGTCTCGCTGCGCGACGTCGTCTCCCAGGCCGAGGCGGTCACCCGCCCCGCCGCCGCGGGCAGGCGGCACACCGTGACGGTGGATGTTCCCGGCGACCTCCCGCGGGTCCAGGCCGATCGGGATCGTCTGGCGCAGATCCTGATCAACCTCCTGGACAACGCGGTCAAGTTCACGCCCGAGGGGGGGCGTATCGACGTGTCGGCCCGGCCCGCGCCGGGTCGGGTGATCGTGTCGATCAAGGACAACGGAGTCGGCATCCCCCCGGAGGACATCGGCCGGATCTTCGAGCGCTTCTACCGCGTCGACCGCGCCCGCGGCCGCCGCGAGGGAGGCACCGGGCTGGGCCTGGCCATCGCCAAGCACCTCACCCTGGCGATGGGGGGGGCCATCGAGGTCGAGAGCCTTCCCGGCTCGGGGACGACGTTCCACCTTTCCTTCCCGGCTGCCTGAAGCGTTCCTCACCAACCTGTCATGCCATCGCCATTCTGCGGGCGGTTCGTCACCGGACTGTCACGGGATGGACGAGTTCTCGTGACCTGTTCGCGACATCCTCGGGGCGATCCTGGCGCCATGGGGGCCGCCGGGCTCGAACCGGAGGGACCAGACGATGCGAACACGAACTGCGGGAGCGCTCCTGGGCCTGCTCCTGGCCGCTGCGGCCGCACCCGCCCTGGCGCAGGATCAGAACCAGTGGGGCTACGACAAGGGGTTCTTCTTCAGGACCTCGAATTTCGAGCTGAAGATCTCCACCCGCACGCAGTTCCGCTACACCTACACGATGACCGACGAGAACTCGCTGACCGACGACAACGGCGCCTTCAACCTGCCACGCACGCGCCTGCGCCTGGACGGCTTCGCCTTCTACCCGTGGCTGAAGTACAAGGTGCAGTACGACTTCACCGGCCAGACGTACACCACTGCGACGAGCGTCGCGGTGCCGGGGACCGTCCCAGCGACCGTCTCCCTGTCGAACAAGCGCGGCCCCGACCTGCGGGACCTCTATTTCGACCTGACCCGTCACCCATGGACCTCGGTGCGCCTGGGGCAGTTCAAGGCCCCGCTCGGCATCCAGGAGCTGACCTCCTCGGGAGACCAGGAGTTCGTGGATCGCTCGATCGCCTCCGAGTCGTTCGCGCCGTCGCGGCAGCAGGGGGCGATGCTCTGGGGAACCTCGTACGCCAAGAAGTTCGGATACGAGGCGGGGGTGTTCAACGGAAACGCCCGCAACGTGACCGCCAACGACAATACGGGCTACATGTACGTCGGCCGCGTCCATTGGGACCCGATGGGCGAGTACAAGCTCTCCGAGTCGTCGGTGGACCACCCCGAAAAGCCGCTGTGGACGATCGGCGCCTCGTACATGCTGAGCACCACCGAGGCGAGCCTGCTCAAGACCGCCGAGGAGCTGTCGCAGGACACCCTGGAAGGGTTCTTCGCCTTCAAGCTCAAGCGGCTGTTCGTCCTGGCGGACTACTACGCCCGCACGCAGGAGCAGGCCGGCACCGCGCCCGATGTCGACTCGTCGGGCGCCATCGCCCAGGTCGGCTTTTTCCTGGTGCCGCGCAAGGTCGAGATCGCCGCGCGCTGGAGCGAGCTCGATCCGGACACCGACGTGGATGACAACGTCCAGACCGAGTCTCGGATCGGCTTCGGCTACTACTTCAGCAAGCACGAGCTGAAGTTCCAGGCGGATTACGGGCAGATCAAGAACGAGGCCTCGGCGACGGACGAGAAGACGAACCAGTTCCGCGCCCAACTGCAGGTGGTGTTCTGAGGCTCCGGCCGGCCGTCACACAACCGTCACACAGCCGTCACCGAATGGATGCCGAGCTGGACGAAACTGAACAAGAGAACAGACAAAGGAGAAACCGGATGAACACGCGAAGAATTCTGGCCGTCGCCGCGGCCTGGACGATGGGCGCGGCAGGCCTGGCGGGGCCGCTCCTGGCGGCTGAGACGATCACGGTCAAGGGCTCGGATACGATGGTGATCCTGGGACAGCGATGGGCCGAGGAGTACATGAAGGCGAACAAGGACGTCACCATCCAGGTGACCGGCGGCGGCTCGGGCACCGGCATCGCCGCACTCATCAACGGCACCACCACCCTGGCGAACTCCAGCCGACCGATCAAGGCGGAGGAGAAGGAGGCGGCGAAGAAGAACGGCTCCGACGTCATCGAATTCAAGACGGCGATGGACGCCCTGGCGGTGGTGGTCAACGCCGACAACCCGATCAATCACCTGACCATGCAGCAGATCGGCAAGATCTACACCGGCTACATCAACAACTGGAAGCAGGTCGGCGGTCCCGACAAGAGGATTCTTCGATACACTCGCGAATCGAACAGCGGGACCTATGTCTTCTTCAAAGAGCACGTCCTGAACAACCGGGACTACGCCGCCGACGCGCAGACCATGCCGGGGACCAGCGCCGTCGCGGAGGCGGTGTCCAAGGACGCCGCGGGCATCGGCTTCGGCGGTGTGGCATACTTCGCCGACAATCCGAAACTCAGGATTCTGAAGATCGCGAAGGACGACAAGAGCGAGCCGATCTCCCCGCTGCTCACCGGCGGGAAGATCAATTTCGAGGTCGTCTGGAGCCAGACCTACCCGATCTCGCGCTACCTGTACGTCTATTCAGCCGGCCAGCCGAAGGGGGCGGCCAAGGCGTACCTCGACTGGATCCTCGGTCCCGTGGGGCAGCAGATCGTCGAGAAGATCGAGTACGTCCCGATGCCGGGGCATGCCGGATCGGAGCGGACCGCCGCGAATTGATCGCGGCTCGGGGCTGGAATTGAAGAGCAGCGGCACGGGGACGGAACCCGGCAGGAACGGGTCCGTCCCCATTCATCTGTCCATGGACCTCCGGGAGGATCGCGTGTCCGCCAGTCCGGAGATCGAAGAGCCGGTCCACGCCGCCCCGCGCCGGGAGGAGGCGGGTCCCGCGCCACGGCGCCGGCGCGGCCGGCTCATGGAGTTCCTCATCGAGTCGTTCCTGCTGGTGAACGGCTTCGTCGCGATCGCCGCCATTTCCCTGATCTTCCTGTTCCTGTTCAAGGAGGGGATCCAGGCGTTCCGGACGATTCCTGCATCCCATTTCCTCCAGGGACGGGAGCTCGACTTCGACAACGTGCCGCAGACCGTCATGATGTGGCAGCCGGTCGGCCAGAACCCCAAGTACTCGCTCGTCCCGCTGCTCCTGGGAAGCTTTCTGGTCGCCCTGCCGGCCACAATGATCGCCACTCTGTTCGGTGTGGCCTGCGGGGTCTACCTGGCCGAGGTCGCCGGCAAGCGGACCCGTGAGGTCATCAAGCCGTCCATCGAGCTCCTGGCCGGCGTGCCATCGGTCGTCATCGGCTTCTTCTGCCTGGCGACCCTGGCAACCCTGCTGCAGAACACGCTGCACACCACATTCCGGCTGAATGCGATGGTCGGGGCGATCGGTGTGTCGCTCGTCATCGTCCCCGTGATCGCCACCATGACCGACGATGCCCTGCGCGCCGTGCCGGCGTACCTGCGCGAGGGGGCGCACGCCCTGGGCGCCAACCGCTGGGAGACCATCACGCGCGTCGTGGTCCCCGCGGGGG contains:
- a CDS encoding response regulator, with amino-acid sequence MDVCNVLVIDDDPNIRNLLTELLAGRQDILLFVAGSGPEAVKHFAANRVDVVLTDIHMPGFTGLELMADMKKINFKPEILVMTANATPESVETSRKLGARSVILKPFDDLEVIESEINKAMAAARAARGAGHAPGAVQPSAAPSAAAKPAPPVSEPLPDFDAWNGELTGNDTPVVPPSPGAARPAPAPIAVAPATAATLRPAPKPPAVQSPEAPASPAPPPQAAPLRPASGQGLRAVPKPAAAARAGQAPHLVEAPHPPDIPPRAPAATPAPAPRAPAVAPAPAPHAPAAARASAPPQAHAAPAPASHPAGAVSHVAEENHQPARVPAAADPPHHEETVPDIPPALESIFRTAARFDTGKLRMQVPIVCLQTWEEKGATAALRRLATSLQREFCVWSVGKGLVKENGQSMGDIYREPGRALEFIRRHKGNGLYVFADFRSCLEDKAVVRLLREMVMDLETARSMLVLMAPRLPAPPELQPVCAAFDWPAGGPVDPLALYEEVAEDVAAATGLGLDLPGADREALLQLIKDMPAGRARFEIARALMARAR
- a CDS encoding DUF4388 domain-containing protein, coding for MSAPVLSGDLRAFPLPDILLMISTNHKSGILRCLQPGATKSVEWEDGEIVFARSSMPGDRLGAFLLARGAVSAAQIQQASPMVGTPDRLGKALIRIGALTPSEMWNAVQGQIKEIVYSLFHWREGQFEFREGPPASEKIALDINVMNLIMEGTRRLDEWSRVKEKIQNDRVVLAPLKSTAEMARSLSLSDFETVVLSLVDGRRTVRDIVVMARRGEFETWQALHVLLSAGLVRIQLLALDPAKARHEAPQSDDEALDRTIGQYGGAISMLLERASATAPGDLPRLRKLLRDASFDKAELLKEIAVDPEGRIDRRILLANVADYPPGQRARLLQGALERLLRLLIDNLRDRIPVDDISVALGPAE
- a CDS encoding response regulator transcription factor; translated protein: MPQTILVVDDERDIVELLRYNLAQAGYRVVSASDGRQAVEIAGREHPDLIVLDLMLPVMPGSEVARALKQDEKTRAIPILMLTARGEEVDRVVGFELGADDYVVKPFSPRELVLRVQAILRRDDKETPGERIVHDPLVIDVGAHIVRLKNREITLTATEFKLLHRLARRPGRAYSRDQLLSDVWGYGGEVETRTVDTHMKRLRAKLGPVGEWIETVRGVGYRFRPAGHRADD
- a CDS encoding ATP-binding protein, with translation MRITVIDAGGTVLGDTELDAAGLRGVENHAGRSEIREAMRSGVGRAVRRSSTLAADLLYLAARIDPGDPARGVVRLAVPLTSVHEAQEEIRTPIILGAIVSILAAAALGWLVARNPARRIEAMSRTASEFADGRTGVRAAAGGADEITVLARSLNRMAEELEHRLVLLERERSQLRTVLEGMVEGVVLTDPTGRILVANEAFRRIFDALLPVEGSLPLETARVPALQEAIEAALLADGALTREIALGGAQDKVIQASLAAILESGRTIGAVAVFHDVTELKRLERVRSEFVANVSHELRTPLTAIKGYAETLRDGGLRDAEAAAGFVQVIHRHAERLRALIEDLLDLAAVEQNQARISLAPVSLRDVVSQAEAVTRPAAAGRRHTVTVDVPGDLPRVQADRDRLAQILINLLDNAVKFTPEGGRIDVSARPAPGRVIVSIKDNGVGIPPEDIGRIFERFYRVDRARGRREGGTGLGLAIAKHLTLAMGGAIEVESLPGSGTTFHLSFPAA
- a CDS encoding porin, with product MRTRTAGALLGLLLAAAAAPALAQDQNQWGYDKGFFFRTSNFELKISTRTQFRYTYTMTDENSLTDDNGAFNLPRTRLRLDGFAFYPWLKYKVQYDFTGQTYTTATSVAVPGTVPATVSLSNKRGPDLRDLYFDLTRHPWTSVRLGQFKAPLGIQELTSSGDQEFVDRSIASESFAPSRQQGAMLWGTSYAKKFGYEAGVFNGNARNVTANDNTGYMYVGRVHWDPMGEYKLSESSVDHPEKPLWTIGASYMLSTTEASLLKTAEELSQDTLEGFFAFKLKRLFVLADYYARTQEQAGTAPDVDSSGAIAQVGFFLVPRKVEIAARWSELDPDTDVDDNVQTESRIGFGYYFSKHELKFQADYGQIKNEASATDEKTNQFRAQLQVVF
- a CDS encoding PstS family phosphate ABC transporter substrate-binding protein, coding for MNTRRILAVAAAWTMGAAGLAGPLLAAETITVKGSDTMVILGQRWAEEYMKANKDVTIQVTGGGSGTGIAALINGTTTLANSSRPIKAEEKEAAKKNGSDVIEFKTAMDALAVVVNADNPINHLTMQQIGKIYTGYINNWKQVGGPDKRILRYTRESNSGTYVFFKEHVLNNRDYAADAQTMPGTSAVAEAVSKDAAGIGFGGVAYFADNPKLRILKIAKDDKSEPISPLLTGGKINFEVVWSQTYPISRYLYVYSAGQPKGAAKAYLDWILGPVGQQIVEKIEYVPMPGHAGSERTAAN
- the pstC gene encoding phosphate ABC transporter permease subunit PstC → MSASPEIEEPVHAAPRREEAGPAPRRRRGRLMEFLIESFLLVNGFVAIAAISLIFLFLFKEGIQAFRTIPASHFLQGRELDFDNVPQTVMMWQPVGQNPKYSLVPLLLGSFLVALPATMIATLFGVACGVYLAEVAGKRTREVIKPSIELLAGVPSVVIGFFCLATLATLLQNTLHTTFRLNAMVGAIGVSLVIVPVIATMTDDALRAVPAYLREGAHALGANRWETITRVVVPAGASGLVAAILLGMGRALGETMIVLMATGNAAQVTLNPFDSVRTMTATIAAELGAVPQGGEQYRALFLVGSILFTITFLINLVAEIAVARMRKRLAL